In the genome of Gemmatimonadaceae bacterium, one region contains:
- a CDS encoding glucose-6-phosphate isomerase: MTIRIDYTNMLAGAVAGGVSANAWETAQRDFAGVHGAVRALRATGALGFLDLPGNAALHAQSTAFAAGARGKFDDVVLLGIGGSALGPIALRTALCKHDWNALSGAERGGWPRLHVLDNVDPGTIAALLARLDLERALFLVTSKSGGTAETMAQYLIVRGQLNARFGAGARDHLVFVTDPKNGALRDIAGQEGVPALDIPPNVGGRFSVLTPVGVLPAALLGVDTAALLAGAADMAARCDTATLRDNPGAVFGVLQWLADTTLGRGVHVLMPYSDPLRDIAAWFVQLWAESLGKHRAPGDPGVGPTPLASHGATDQHSQVQLFMEGTPNKTISFIQLGEHPVDVPIPALHQDVPELAYLGGHHLGELIDIERRATAGALARRGRPNLTIHADRADAWHVGALLMLLEVATIYAGQLYGVDALNQPGVELGKQFTYAMLGRADAGAARKEWDTLPKPDPRASV, encoded by the coding sequence ATGACCATTCGCATCGACTACACCAACATGCTCGCCGGCGCCGTGGCGGGGGGCGTCTCCGCCAACGCCTGGGAGACCGCGCAGCGCGACTTCGCCGGCGTCCACGGCGCCGTGCGGGCGTTGCGCGCCACCGGCGCGCTGGGATTCCTGGATCTGCCCGGCAACGCCGCGCTCCACGCCCAGTCCACCGCCTTCGCTGCCGGCGCCCGCGGCAAGTTCGACGACGTCGTCCTGCTCGGCATCGGCGGGTCGGCGCTCGGCCCCATCGCCCTGCGCACCGCCCTCTGCAAGCACGACTGGAATGCGCTGTCGGGCGCCGAGCGGGGCGGGTGGCCGCGCCTGCACGTGCTCGACAACGTGGATCCCGGCACCATCGCCGCGCTGCTGGCGCGGCTCGATCTCGAGCGCGCGCTGTTCCTGGTCACCTCCAAATCGGGCGGCACCGCCGAGACCATGGCCCAGTACCTGATCGTCCGTGGCCAGCTCAATGCCAGGTTCGGCGCCGGCGCGCGCGACCACCTGGTGTTCGTCACCGATCCCAAGAACGGCGCGCTGCGCGACATCGCCGGCCAGGAGGGCGTGCCGGCGCTCGACATTCCGCCCAACGTGGGGGGGCGGTTCAGCGTGCTCACGCCCGTGGGCGTCCTCCCCGCCGCGCTGCTCGGCGTGGACACCGCGGCGCTGCTCGCGGGGGCCGCCGACATGGCCGCGCGGTGCGACACCGCCACGCTCCGCGACAACCCGGGCGCCGTGTTCGGCGTGCTCCAATGGCTGGCCGACACCACGCTCGGCCGCGGCGTGCACGTGCTCATGCCGTACTCCGATCCCCTGCGCGACATCGCCGCCTGGTTCGTGCAGCTCTGGGCCGAGAGCCTGGGCAAGCACCGCGCGCCGGGCGACCCCGGCGTGGGCCCTACCCCCCTCGCCTCGCACGGCGCCACCGACCAGCACAGCCAGGTGCAACTGTTCATGGAGGGCACGCCCAACAAGACCATCAGCTTCATCCAGCTGGGCGAGCATCCGGTGGACGTGCCGATCCCCGCGCTGCACCAGGATGTGCCCGAACTCGCCTACCTGGGCGGCCACCATCTGGGCGAGCTGATCGACATCGAGCGGCGGGCCACCGCAGGCGCGCTGGCCCGCCGCGGACGTCCCAACCTCACCATCCATGCCGACCGGGCCGACGCCTGGCACGTGGGGGCGCTGTTGATGCTGCTCGAAGTGGCCACCATCTACGCCGGCCAGCTGTACGGCGTCGACGCGCTCAACCAACCGGGTGTGGAGCTGGGCAAGCAGTTCACGTACGCCATGCTCGGCCGCGCCGACGCCGGGGCGGCGCGCAAGGAGTGGGACACGCTGCCCAAGCCCGATCCTCGGGCCTCGGTATAA
- a CDS encoding class II fructose-bisphosphate aldolase: MPDTIESLNGLFGAAVSVTNGRVQVKDAAPLAGPAMDQLVRAAVFGDPVAQSHARWMLWELGQAVGVRPASIHDLYMARGRGAVHGFTVPAINVRGMAYDTARSIFRTAVRMRAGAFLLEIARSEIAYTDQRPAEYVAVLLAAALREGFRGPVFIQGDHFQVNAKKFAVDAATEVGGVKQLATEAIHAGFFNIDIDTSTLVDISKATLDEQQRLNYEVGTDILTHVRAAEPRGVTISVGGEIGEVGTANSTVEELQAYMNGFIRSAPKGMVGVSKISVQSGTSHGGVVLPDGTIADVKLDLDTLERLSKVARDEYGLAGAVQHGASTLPDSAFHHFPERETAEIHLATNFQNMLFDHLPAALRDEIYAWLAVNAQGERKATDSDEQFFYKTRKKALGPFKRRLWDLPADSKATLAAAYDQKFGFLFDQLKIGNTAAVVAQYVQAPAIHRPAPDGATAAVAAAPDDADAGE, translated from the coding sequence ATGCCCGACACGATCGAGTCTCTGAACGGCCTGTTCGGCGCCGCGGTATCGGTGACGAACGGCCGCGTGCAGGTGAAGGACGCCGCGCCGCTGGCCGGCCCGGCGATGGACCAACTGGTCCGCGCCGCCGTGTTCGGCGATCCGGTGGCCCAGTCCCACGCGCGGTGGATGCTCTGGGAGTTGGGGCAGGCGGTGGGCGTGCGCCCGGCATCCATTCACGATCTCTACATGGCTCGCGGCCGCGGGGCGGTGCACGGCTTCACCGTGCCCGCCATCAACGTGCGCGGCATGGCCTACGACACCGCGCGGTCGATCTTCCGCACCGCCGTTCGCATGCGCGCGGGCGCCTTCCTGCTCGAGATCGCGCGTTCAGAGATCGCATATACCGATCAGCGGCCGGCGGAGTACGTGGCGGTCCTGCTCGCGGCGGCGCTGCGCGAGGGGTTCCGCGGCCCGGTGTTCATCCAGGGCGACCACTTCCAGGTGAACGCCAAGAAGTTCGCCGTCGATGCGGCCACCGAGGTGGGCGGCGTGAAGCAGCTCGCCACCGAGGCCATCCATGCCGGCTTCTTCAACATCGACATCGATACCTCGACGCTGGTGGACATCAGCAAGGCCACCCTCGACGAGCAGCAGCGGCTCAACTACGAGGTGGGCACCGACATCCTGACGCACGTGCGCGCCGCCGAGCCCAGGGGCGTGACGATCTCGGTGGGCGGCGAGATCGGCGAGGTGGGCACGGCCAACAGCACGGTCGAGGAGTTGCAGGCCTACATGAACGGCTTCATCCGTTCGGCGCCCAAGGGCATGGTCGGCGTCTCCAAGATCAGCGTGCAGTCGGGCACGTCGCACGGCGGCGTCGTGCTGCCCGACGGCACGATCGCCGACGTGAAGCTCGATCTCGACACGCTGGAGCGCCTGTCCAAGGTGGCGCGCGACGAGTACGGCCTCGCCGGCGCCGTGCAGCACGGCGCGTCCACGCTCCCCGACAGCGCGTTCCACCATTTCCCCGAGCGCGAGACGGCGGAGATCCATCTGGCCACCAACTTCCAGAACATGCTCTTCGACCATCTGCCGGCGGCGCTGCGCGACGAGATCTACGCCTGGCTGGCGGTGAACGCTCAGGGCGAGCGCAAGGCGACCGACTCCGACGAGCAGTTCTTCTACAAGACGCGCAAGAAGGCGCTGGGTCCGTTCAAGCGCCGGCTGTGGGATCTGCCGGCGGACAGCAAAGCCACCCTGGCCGCGGCGTACGATCAGAAGTTCGGGTTCCTGTTCGACCAGTTGAAGATCGGGAACACCGCGGCCGTCGTGGCGCAGTATGTGCAGGCGCCCGCGATCCATCGCCCGGCGCCCGATGGGGCGACGGCCGCGGTGGCGGCGGCGCCCGACGATGCCGACGCCGGCGAGTGA
- a CDS encoding YtxH domain-containing protein has protein sequence MTDHMRNDDRQIVIEKSSSGVAPFLIGLAIGAGAALLFAPQSGEQTRRDIARRGRRIKLRAREAAEDLRDKAEETYQDARAGLEDTIDSAREAVGRGKRQVSRAVGTGRAAAHQAREDLERRLAASKAAYQAGVESSNADGEE, from the coding sequence ATGACCGACCACATGCGCAACGACGATCGCCAGATCGTGATCGAGAAGTCTTCCTCCGGGGTCGCGCCGTTCCTGATCGGGCTGGCCATCGGCGCCGGCGCCGCGCTGTTGTTCGCGCCCCAGTCGGGCGAGCAGACGCGCCGCGATATCGCGCGCCGCGGGCGCCGCATCAAGCTCCGCGCGCGCGAGGCGGCCGAGGACCTGCGCGACAAGGCCGAGGAGACGTACCAGGACGCGCGCGCGGGACTCGAGGACACGATCGACTCGGCGCGCGAGGCCGTGGGGCGCGGCAAGCGGCAGGTGTCGCGGGCCGTGGGCACCGGGCGCGCCGCGGCGCATCAGGCGCGGGAAGACCTGGAGCGCCGGTTGGCGGCCTCCAAGGCGGCGTATCAGGCCGGCGTCGAGTCGTCGAACGCCGACGGCGAAGAATAG
- a CDS encoding YihY/virulence factor BrkB family protein, whose amino-acid sequence MTRRPRFSAFRWAVRDYVVRMWDNAYEDNVLFLASGIAFDVLLASVPFVITLVSGVTLALNMSAATSNAEITDIVDRMLPPHSDAMGVAVHRILDDALRTHHSLGLWSALIFLFLSTRLFASLRTVLAEVFDIEATRGIIDGKLFDIRMTIFATLLFVANTMVSAYLTMARSRSAEILIDIGLRKSAMGPIEYVVGRIVAFTFLALMFFAIYRYLPARKIRWQTAFVASMFTSVFFELAKQLFSVFINHVNTASVYSGTLAAVVIIVVWVYYSAIVLILGGEVGQVYELRRIRRTQREVFTE is encoded by the coding sequence ATGACCCGGCGGCCACGCTTCTCCGCATTCCGGTGGGCGGTGCGCGATTACGTCGTGCGCATGTGGGACAATGCGTACGAGGACAACGTGCTGTTCCTCGCCAGCGGCATCGCGTTCGACGTCCTGCTGGCGTCGGTCCCGTTCGTGATCACCCTCGTGTCGGGGGTGACGCTGGCGCTCAACATGTCGGCGGCCACGTCGAATGCCGAGATCACCGACATCGTCGATCGCATGCTCCCGCCGCACAGCGACGCCATGGGCGTGGCGGTGCACCGCATTCTCGACGACGCCCTGCGCACCCACCACTCGCTCGGCCTGTGGAGCGCCCTCATCTTCCTGTTCCTGTCCACGCGGCTGTTCGCGTCGTTGCGCACCGTGCTCGCCGAGGTGTTCGACATCGAGGCCACGCGCGGGATCATCGACGGCAAGCTGTTCGACATCCGCATGACGATCTTCGCCACGCTGCTGTTCGTGGCCAACACCATGGTCTCGGCGTATCTCACCATGGCCCGCTCGCGGAGCGCGGAGATCCTCATCGACATCGGACTCCGCAAGAGCGCCATGGGGCCCATCGAGTACGTGGTCGGGCGCATCGTCGCGTTCACGTTCCTCGCCCTCATGTTCTTCGCCATCTATCGCTACCTGCCGGCGCGCAAGATCCGCTGGCAGACGGCGTTCGTGGCCTCGATGTTCACGAGCGTCTTCTTCGAGCTCGCCAAGCAGCTCTTCTCCGTCTTCATCAACCACGTCAACACCGCCTCCGTCTACTCCGGCACGCTGGCCGCGGTCGTGATCATCGTCGTCTGGGTGTACTACTCGGCGATCGTGCTCATCCTCGGCGGCGAGGTGGGCCAGGTGTACGAACTGCGGCGCATTCGGCGCACGCAGCGCGAGGTATTCACCGAATGA
- a CDS encoding GntG family PLP-dependent aldolase — translation MTSIDLRSDTVTRPSPDMRRAMADAEVGDDERDGDPTTLRLERRVAELLGKERALFFPSGVMANQAAVNLHTRPGTEVILDQDAHIVHWEMAGVAALSGAQIRPVAPSGIVATADDMRRYVRPRARHMTSPSLVCVENTHNGAGGKIVPLSEMRAIRAFATELGLPVHMDGARLWNASVASGVPLHDFAACADTVMVAFSKGLGAPIGAAVAASGPAVDALWGIRKRFGGAMRQSGIIAAGALYGLEHNRSQLAQDHANARAFAGIVEGAGGATVVAPDTNIVMVDLPHGRQAAPLVQACAAAGVLLSGWSATRIRAVTHLDVTADQVRAAAEVLARELARA, via the coding sequence ATGACGTCCATCGATCTCCGCAGCGACACGGTCACCCGGCCCTCCCCCGACATGCGGCGCGCCATGGCCGATGCCGAGGTGGGCGACGACGAGCGCGACGGCGACCCCACCACGCTGCGGCTCGAACGGCGCGTGGCCGAGTTGCTCGGCAAGGAGCGCGCGCTGTTCTTCCCCAGCGGCGTCATGGCCAACCAGGCGGCGGTCAACCTCCACACCCGGCCCGGCACCGAGGTCATCCTCGATCAGGACGCGCACATCGTCCACTGGGAGATGGCGGGCGTGGCCGCCCTGAGCGGCGCGCAGATCCGTCCCGTGGCCCCGTCGGGCATCGTCGCCACCGCCGACGACATGCGGCGCTACGTGCGCCCCAGGGCGCGCCACATGACCAGCCCCAGCCTCGTGTGCGTGGAGAACACGCACAACGGCGCCGGCGGCAAGATCGTGCCGTTGTCCGAGATGCGCGCCATCCGCGCCTTCGCCACCGAGCTCGGGCTGCCCGTGCATATGGACGGCGCGCGCCTGTGGAACGCGTCCGTCGCCTCCGGCGTCCCGCTCCACGACTTCGCCGCCTGCGCCGACACCGTGATGGTCGCGTTCTCCAAGGGACTCGGGGCGCCGATCGGCGCCGCCGTGGCCGCGTCCGGACCCGCCGTCGACGCGCTGTGGGGCATCCGCAAGCGGTTCGGCGGCGCCATGCGCCAGTCGGGCATCATCGCCGCCGGCGCGCTGTACGGGCTCGAGCACAACCGGTCGCAGCTGGCCCAGGACCACGCCAATGCCCGCGCGTTCGCGGGCATCGTGGAGGGCGCGGGCGGGGCCACGGTCGTGGCGCCGGATACCAACATCGTGATGGTCGATCTGCCCCACGGCCGGCAGGCCGCGCCGCTGGTCCAGGCATGCGCGGCCGCGGGCGTGCTGCTCTCCGGGTGGTCGGCCACGCGCATCCGCGCCGTCACGCATCTTGACGTGACGGCGGATCAGGTGCGCGCCGCCGCCGAGGTGCTGGCCCGGGAGTTGGCAAGGGCCTGA
- the dnaX gene encoding DNA polymerase III subunit gamma/tau: MSIALARKYRPKSFADVAVQSHVANTLKGAIARGRVAHGYLLCGPRGVGKTTLARVLAMALNCEAKGDDGEPCGQCTSCLRIWSGGASLDVVEIDAASNRGVDDARELRERAMYAPSGEHGYKVYIVDEAHMLTREAWNALLKILEEPPPRVVFVFATTEPQKIAQAAAPVLSRLQRFDFKRMGPGDIRIRLETILAAEQVTAEPEALLMIARAADGSMRDALSLTDQVLSMDEGALTAARVREALGLVPEDEFIALLDLIAERRAGDVFPFVARVADAGVDFGTFLTGLADMLRAQLAVTLGGTAPEVSESARHALSARAGKLAAGDLLRMLTGVADLEPQFRKSGQQQILIEMLLVRFALMDRTLAIEDVLRAMGGQSGASGATATRPAAAAPAPSRAPAPPRRDAAPAVREPAPPRPVPADAPAPQKAAPVPLADAPVSPVAAQVPLDLNVLAGRWDQLVDRVRATGMGVLAAALQNAMPSAVSTRDGGEVTVRLDEANPFHAQAIEEKRSEILAILREWFIGVSRITVMSEAQAAAPKRLTDEMIRSERLAKLRQRNPVLGAAIDVLDLDVVD; this comes from the coding sequence GTGTCCATCGCCCTCGCCCGCAAGTACCGCCCCAAGTCGTTCGCCGACGTCGCCGTCCAGTCGCACGTCGCGAACACGCTCAAGGGGGCGATCGCGCGCGGCCGCGTGGCCCACGGCTACCTGCTCTGCGGCCCCCGCGGCGTGGGCAAGACCACGCTCGCGCGCGTGCTCGCCATGGCGCTCAACTGCGAGGCCAAGGGAGACGACGGGGAGCCGTGCGGACAGTGCACGTCCTGCCTGCGCATCTGGAGCGGCGGCGCGTCGCTCGACGTGGTCGAGATCGACGCCGCGTCCAACCGCGGCGTGGACGACGCCCGCGAGCTGCGCGAGCGCGCCATGTACGCGCCGTCCGGCGAGCACGGCTACAAGGTGTACATCGTGGACGAGGCGCACATGCTCACCCGCGAGGCGTGGAACGCGTTGCTCAAGATCCTCGAGGAGCCGCCGCCGCGCGTGGTGTTCGTGTTCGCCACCACCGAGCCGCAGAAGATCGCCCAGGCCGCGGCGCCGGTCCTGAGCCGCCTCCAGCGCTTCGATTTCAAGCGCATGGGCCCGGGGGACATCCGCATCCGGCTGGAGACGATCCTCGCCGCCGAGCAGGTGACGGCCGAGCCCGAGGCGCTGCTCATGATCGCCCGCGCCGCCGACGGCTCGATGCGCGACGCCCTCAGCCTCACCGATCAGGTGCTGTCCATGGACGAGGGCGCGCTCACCGCGGCCCGCGTGCGCGAGGCGCTGGGCCTCGTGCCCGAAGACGAATTCATCGCCCTCCTCGACCTCATCGCCGAGCGGCGCGCCGGCGACGTCTTCCCGTTCGTGGCCCGTGTGGCCGACGCCGGCGTGGATTTCGGCACCTTCCTCACCGGCCTCGCCGACATGCTGCGGGCGCAGCTCGCCGTCACGCTCGGCGGCACCGCGCCCGAGGTCTCGGAGTCCGCCCGCCACGCGCTGTCGGCCCGCGCCGGCAAGCTCGCGGCCGGCGACCTGCTGCGCATGCTCACCGGCGTGGCCGACCTGGAGCCGCAGTTCCGCAAGAGCGGCCAGCAGCAAATCCTGATCGAGATGCTCCTGGTGCGGTTCGCGCTCATGGATCGCACGCTGGCGATCGAGGACGTGCTCCGGGCGATGGGCGGGCAGAGCGGCGCCAGCGGAGCCACGGCCACCCGGCCGGCGGCCGCCGCCCCGGCTCCGTCACGCGCCCCGGCGCCGCCCCGCCGCGATGCCGCGCCCGCCGTTCGCGAGCCCGCCCCGCCACGCCCAGTCCCCGCGGACGCGCCGGCCCCACAGAAGGCGGCCCCCGTCCCGCTGGCAGATGCCCCGGTCTCGCCCGTTGCCGCTCAGGTGCCCCTGGATCTGAACGTGCTGGCCGGACGCTGGGACCAGTTGGTGGACCGGGTGAGGGCCACGGGAATGGGCGTCCTCGCCGCCGCGCTGCAAAATGCGATGCCCTCGGCCGTCTCCACCAGGGACGGCGGCGAGGTGACCGTGCGGCTGGACGAGGCCAACCCCTTCCACGCCCAGGCCATCGAGGAGAAGCGGTCGGAGATCCTGGCCATCCTGCGCGAATGGTTCATCGGCGTGTCCCGGATCACGGTGATGTCGGAGGCCCAGGCGGCGGCGCCCAAGCGTCTGACCGACGAGATGATCCGGAGCGAGCGGCTGGCCAAGCTTCGGCAGCGGAATCCGGTGCTCGGCGCGGCGATCGACGTCCTCGATCTGGACGTCGTGGACTGA
- a CDS encoding YbaB/EbfC family nucleoid-associated protein — protein MKILQQAQEMQGKVQQVQAELEQMTVTGSAGGGLVSVEVNGAGVVRRVKIDPSVVNPADVEMLEDLVLVATTEAQKKAQVQAQEHMGALTGGLQLPFKLPF, from the coding sequence ATGAAGATCCTGCAGCAGGCGCAGGAGATGCAGGGCAAGGTTCAGCAGGTGCAGGCCGAGCTGGAGCAGATGACCGTCACGGGGTCCGCCGGCGGCGGGCTGGTGAGCGTGGAGGTCAACGGCGCCGGCGTGGTTCGGCGCGTGAAGATCGACCCCAGCGTGGTGAATCCGGCCGACGTCGAGATGCTGGAGGACCTCGTCCTCGTGGCGACCACGGAGGCGCAGAAGAAGGCGCAGGTCCAGGCTCAGGAACACATGGGGGCGCTGACGGGCGGACTTCAACTCCCGTTCAAGCTGCCTTTCTGA
- the recR gene encoding recombination mediator RecR translates to MSVIDELATEFAKLPGIGRKTALRLTYHLLKQPADQTRRLAQSLLTLGERVRPCERCFNLTEEALCVVCRDPRRDASVVCVVEEASDIGAIERAGEFRGVYHVLGGRLSPLEGVGPEDLTVAKLVERVAAGQVREVIVATNPSLEGEATALLVRRELQGASGVTISRIALGLPVGGDLEYADGVTIARALSARRAM, encoded by the coding sequence GTGTCGGTGATCGACGAGCTGGCCACGGAATTCGCGAAGCTGCCGGGAATCGGTCGCAAGACCGCGCTCCGGCTGACGTATCATCTGCTCAAGCAGCCGGCGGACCAGACCCGTCGGCTGGCGCAGTCGCTGCTCACGCTGGGCGAGCGGGTGCGGCCGTGCGAGCGGTGCTTCAACCTCACGGAAGAGGCGTTGTGCGTGGTGTGTCGCGATCCGCGGCGCGACGCGTCGGTGGTGTGCGTGGTGGAGGAGGCGTCGGACATCGGCGCCATCGAGCGGGCAGGGGAGTTCCGCGGCGTGTATCACGTGCTCGGCGGCCGTCTCTCGCCCCTCGAGGGCGTGGGGCCGGAGGATCTCACCGTGGCGAAGCTGGTGGAGCGAGTGGCGGCGGGACAGGTACGCGAGGTGATCGTGGCCACGAATCCGAGTCTGGAAGGGGAAGCCACGGCCCTGCTGGTGCGGCGCGAACTCCAAGGCGCGTCGGGGGTGACGATCAGTCGCATCGCGCTGGGGCTGCCGGTGGGCGGCGATCTGGAATACGCGGACGGCGTGACCATCGCCCGCGCGCTCTCGGCGCGAAGGGCGATGTAA
- a CDS encoding roadblock/LC7 domain-containing protein — protein sequence MPVGSASWSFTEDDFGAITHALQRFLADSSARCALLVDRTGQLVATVGEQPKFDPTTFATLTAADFSANDQLAKLIGESDFNSLFHQGEKESMYLADVARRVILVVLFDNRTTLGLVRLKMKQTVEELSRLFEAVFARGAAGQPAAPNILAGADDEIDKLFQ from the coding sequence ATGCCCGTTGGTTCAGCGAGCTGGTCCTTCACGGAAGACGACTTCGGGGCGATCACGCACGCGCTGCAGCGGTTCCTGGCCGACAGCAGCGCGCGGTGCGCGCTGCTCGTGGACCGCACCGGCCAGCTCGTGGCCACCGTCGGCGAGCAGCCCAAGTTCGATCCCACCACCTTCGCCACGCTCACGGCGGCCGATTTCAGCGCCAACGACCAGTTGGCCAAGCTCATCGGGGAATCCGACTTCAATTCGCTGTTCCACCAGGGTGAAAAGGAATCGATGTATCTGGCGGACGTCGCGCGGCGCGTGATCCTGGTCGTGCTGTTCGACAACCGCACCACTCTAGGCCTGGTCCGTCTCAAGATGAAGCAGACAGTCGAGGAGCTCAGCCGACTCTTTGAAGCGGTGTTCGCGCGCGGCGCGGCGGGTCAGCCGGCCGCCCCCAACATTCTCGCCGGCGCCGACGACGAGATCGACAAGCTGTTCCAGTAA
- a CDS encoding GTPase domain-containing protein, with protein sequence MSMINYASREINCKIVYYGPGLGGKTSNLEHVYGKVQPDTRGKLISLATETERTLFFDFLPVDLGTIRGFKTRFHLYTVPGQVYYNASRKLILKGVDGIVFVGDSQIERMEANQEAMQNLYDNMAEYGYDLTKMPFVIQYNKRDLPNASPIGELQGALNPGWEVVDPARQRVTPDPYHAGENLIEQLPTGEWLERAQYFEAVAITGDGVFETLRAVSKLVLKSLA encoded by the coding sequence ATGTCGATGATCAACTACGCGTCCCGCGAGATCAACTGCAAGATTGTCTATTACGGCCCCGGGTTGGGCGGCAAGACCAGCAACCTGGAGCACGTGTACGGCAAGGTGCAGCCCGATACGCGCGGCAAGCTCATCTCGCTCGCCACCGAGACCGAGCGCACGCTGTTCTTCGATTTCCTGCCCGTGGACCTCGGCACGATCCGCGGCTTCAAGACGCGCTTCCACCTCTACACGGTGCCCGGCCAGGTGTACTACAACGCCAGCCGCAAGCTCATCCTCAAGGGCGTGGATGGGATCGTGTTCGTGGGCGATTCGCAGATCGAGCGCATGGAAGCCAACCAGGAAGCGATGCAGAACCTGTACGACAACATGGCCGAGTACGGCTACGATCTCACCAAGATGCCGTTCGTGATCCAGTACAACAAACGGGACCTGCCCAATGCGTCGCCGATCGGCGAACTCCAGGGGGCGCTCAACCCGGGGTGGGAAGTGGTCGATCCCGCGCGCCAGCGCGTGACGCCCGATCCCTACCACGCCGGCGAGAATCTCATCGAGCAGTTGCCCACGGGCGAGTGGCTCGAACGCGCGCAGTATTTCGAAGCGGTGGCGATCACCGGCGACGGCGTGTTCGAGACGCTGCGCGCCGTGAGCAAGCTCGTGCTCAAGTCCCTGGCCTGA
- a CDS encoding CDP-alcohol phosphatidyltransferase family protein, with translation MNLPNWLSAGRIVAAPFIAWLPFSGSSSLRFTAWALFFIAAITDYIDGYLARSRAQETDLGRLLDPLADKLLLVATLVPMFVLIGSGTATSLVSPLHTPMVAGAVGAVMKTSGLAAFPFVTPFGLIGLPWWIPVVILGREAFMSVFRQIARGRGVVISAIGPAKWKTAMQLIWVGSAFFWFFIATVAMNRRWAGDGWRYFAYFNGTVGVLMMVGATVLTLYSLWLYLSRFGRLLGAAAR, from the coding sequence GTGAATCTGCCGAACTGGTTGAGCGCGGGGCGCATCGTTGCGGCGCCGTTCATCGCCTGGCTGCCGTTCTCGGGGTCGTCGTCGCTCCGGTTCACGGCGTGGGCCCTGTTCTTCATCGCCGCCATCACCGACTACATCGACGGCTACCTGGCGCGGTCCCGCGCCCAGGAGACCGACCTCGGCCGGCTGCTCGATCCGCTGGCCGACAAGCTGCTGCTCGTGGCCACGCTCGTGCCGATGTTCGTGCTCATCGGATCGGGCACGGCGACGTCGCTCGTCTCGCCGCTGCACACGCCCATGGTGGCCGGCGCCGTGGGCGCCGTGATGAAGACCAGCGGCCTCGCCGCCTTCCCGTTCGTCACCCCCTTCGGCCTCATCGGTCTCCCGTGGTGGATCCCGGTCGTGATCCTGGGCCGCGAGGCGTTCATGTCGGTGTTCCGGCAGATCGCCCGCGGGCGCGGCGTGGTGATCTCGGCCATCGGCCCCGCCAAGTGGAAGACGGCCATGCAGCTCATCTGGGTGGGCTCGGCGTTCTTCTGGTTCTTCATCGCCACCGTCGCGATGAATCGCCGCTGGGCGGGCGACGGCTGGCGGTACTTCGCCTACTTCAACGGCACGGTGGGCGTGCTGATGATGGTCGGCGCCACGGTGCTCACGCTCTATTCGCTCTGGCTGTACCTGAGCCGGTTCGGCCGCCTCCTCGGCGCGGCGGCGCGCTGA